One genomic region from Quercus robur chromosome 4, dhQueRobu3.1, whole genome shotgun sequence encodes:
- the LOC126721144 gene encoding disease resistance protein RPM1-like: protein MAEVAVFGAITLVDKLSLWLVESWFDFKRIEIEIEELRKWLNTIKVYLEDTEGREDTEGLKLRSYVRDLAFEIQDVIEDLMYEATERPRHLRQAIKFIYASMFCPSKRFSSRMKAIKCKIRSIDALCICPPHVRTVRSSSNLFLGDEHHVGIEKHIKPLLSLVCLEDSSDKVISVIGDAGSGKTTLISEVYHILNSNFNCKAWVSVSRSSDGLLEKLCEALELPHKINKLRSCLQHKRYLLVLDDIWNENEWNWIKNVLPSNNTGSRIIITTRKRSLGSYCASSSHYIYDLNLHPLTCEEAWELFCDKAFQDGKCPDFLVDWSVKIVKRCEGLPHAIVTIGKFLSNKQQSMMEFRKVHDSLQYEPDNPFSHSFYRILWPSYYRLPPNLKSCFLYFGLFPEDYSIKCGRIIRLWVAEGFIEQKRGKTLEQVAYEYLDELIQMSLVQVSRWDLDGQVRSCRVSNLVRGFILSETMKDNFFTVVSRQHTSLGGEKIRRLSLHNCSPSILQSKDLSYLRTFSLFGGDNRIESFPRSFFRKVRLLTVLDLENSALHHFPEEAVKLNLLTYLSLRNTKIDSVPKSIKKLQNLIILDLKETLVTIFPMEIVKLHKLLFLFVGGRGTYQAAVGAQVSSGIGCLTMLEKLSLIKANNKNQSIVKELGNLIHMRELGITELKVEDGKNLCASIEKMEHLCSLYVNSASQEEYLDLNYVTNSPQLINSLILGGRLEEIPAWIGKLNSLSKIQLKWSKLQSSPLEALQALPSLKELHLYDAYTGTVMEFSAECFSELKMLEIEQCNRLNKVVIQERALPKLQKLTIKKCDSLVMVHITKNLLSQLEEVLVPQDLISMIKG, encoded by the coding sequence ATGGCAGAAGTTGCAGTCTTCGGAGCAATAACTCTAGTTGATAAGTTGTCACTGTGGCTCGTCGAAAGTTGGTTTGACTTCAAGCGTATTGAGATTGAAATTGAAGAGCTAAGAAAATGGTTGAATACTATAAAAGTTTACCTGGAGGACACAGAAGGAAGAGAAGATACCGAGGGTTTGAAGCTTCGATCGTATGTGCGGGATTTAGCCTTTGAAATTCAGGATGTAATTGAAGATCTCATGTATGAAGCTACTGAACGCCCCCGTCATCTTCGTCAGGccatcaaatttatttatgcgAGCATGTTTTGTCCATCAAAGCGATTTTCCTCCCGAATGAAAGCGATCAAGTGCAAAATTAGAAGCATCGATGCACTTTGCATTTGTCCCCCCCACGTTCGTACGGTAAGATCAAGTTCCAATTTATTTTTGGGGGATGAACATCATGTGGGCATTGAGAAGCATATAAAGCCTCTTCTTAGTCTTGTTTGCCTTGAAGATTCAAGTGATAAGGTAATTTCAGTAATTGGAGATGCTGGCTCAGGTAAAACAACTCTTATTAGCGAAGTTTACcatattttgaattcaaattttaattgcaAAGCTTGGGTTTCCGTCTCACGCTCTTCTGATGGCTTGTTAGAGAAACTTTGTGAGGCACTGGAATTACCtcacaaaataaataagttgCGCTCTTGTTTACAACATAAAAGGTACCTCCTTGTTTTAGATGATATTTGGAATGAGAATGAGTGGAATTGGATTAAAAATGTGCTTCCTTCTAATAATACTGGTAGTAGAATAATCATCACCACACGTAAACGCAGTTTAGGTTCTTATTGTGCTAGTTCCAGTCATTATATCTATGATCTCAACCTTCATCCATTAACATGCGAAGAGGCTTGGGAGCTCTTTTGTGATAAGGCCTTCCAGGATGGTAAATGCCCGgattttttggttgattggtctgtgaaaattgtaaaaagatGTGAAGGATTGCCGCATGCAATTGTTACTATTGGAAAATTCTTGTCAAATAAGCAACAAAGCATGATGGAGTTTAGGAAGGTCCATGATTCCCTTCAATATGAACCAGATAATCCTTTTAGTCACTCTTTCTATAGAATTTTATGGCCAAGTTATTATCGTCTTCCGCCCAATCTCAAGTCTTGTTTCTTGTACTTTGGCCTTTTTCCTGAGGATTACTCTATCAAATGTGGAAGAATAATTCGCCTGTGGGTAGCTGAGGGATTCATTGAACAAAAACGAGGTAAAACTCTAGAGCAAGTGGCGTATGAGTACTTAGATGAGCTAATTCAAATGAGCTTGGTTCAAGTGAGCAGATGGGATTTAGATGGACAAGTAAGGAGTTGTCGAGTTTCTAATCTTGTAAGAGGGTTCATTCTTTCCGAGACTATGAAGGACAACTTCTTTACTGTTGTGAGCAGACAACACACCAGTTTGGGGGGTGAGAAGATCCGGCGCTTATCTCTCCACAATTGCTCCCCCTCTATATTACAAAGCAAGGACCTCTCTTATCTTCGTACATTTTCTCTGTTTGGGGGAGACAATCGAATTGAATCATTTCCCAGAAGTTTTTTCAGAAAGGTCAGGTTGTTGACAGTTTTAGATTTGGAAAATTCAGCCTTGCATCATTTTCCTGAAGAAGCTGTCAAACTCAACCTCCTAACGTACCTAAGTCTGAGGAATACAAAGATAGATTCAGTTCCAAAATCTATTAAGAAGCTTCAAAACTTAATCATTTTGGACCTTAAAGAAACTCTTGTCACCATTTTCCCAATGGAGATCGTTAAACTTCATAAGTTGctctttttgtttgttggtGGCCGAGGCACATATCAGGCTGCTGTAGGGGCACAAGTGTCTTCAGGAATTGGGTGTTTGACAATGTTAGAGAAACTATCACTTATCAAGGCAAACAACAAGAACCAGAGCATTGTAAAAGAGTTAGGGAACTTGATTCATATGAGGGAACTTGGGATCACAGAACTCAAGGTTGAAGatggaaaaaatttgtgtgcATCCATTGAGAAGATGGAGCATCTTTGCTCTTTGTATGTGAACTCAGCAAGCCAGGAGGAGTATCTTGATTTGAATTATGTGACGAACTCTCCTCAACTGATTAATAGTCTAATTCTTGGAGGGAGGTTGGAGGAAATTCCAGCATGGATTGGTAAACTTAACAGTTTGTCTAAAATACAGCTCAAATGGTCAAAATTGCAGAGCAGCCCACTCGAGGCCCTTCAGGCTTTGCCTTCACTAAAGGAGCTTCATCTGTATGATGCTTACACTGGTACGGTGATGGAATTTAGTGCTGAATGCTTTTCAGAATTGAAGATGTTAGAAATTGAACAATGCAATAGGTTAAACAAGGTTGTGATTCAAGAACGAGCATTGCCTAAACTTCAAAAGCtgacaataaaaaaatgtgatagCTTGGTCATGGTGCACATAACAAAGAATTTGCTCAGCCAGCTGGAGGAAGTGCTTGTTCCACAAGACCTTATTAGTATGATAAAAGGATGA